A single region of the Chitinophaga niabensis genome encodes:
- a CDS encoding CHRD domain-containing protein, which produces MKNIHSLVFITMGLFCLLAIACKKDKDDNLYTVTNAPMSGAQENPAVTTTGSGSFDATYNPDTKQFTITVRWQNLSGNATLMHIHGPAARGTNIGVIQNFATLFTPTPAGSFTTSFVINGTTQTQEDLLAGKWYVNIHTAANGGGEIRGQIELVY; this is translated from the coding sequence ATGAAAAACATACATTCTTTGGTGTTTATCACCATGGGCTTATTCTGTCTGCTGGCGATCGCCTGTAAAAAAGATAAGGATGATAACCTATACACTGTTACAAATGCCCCCATGTCCGGAGCACAGGAGAACCCCGCTGTCACTACAACCGGTTCCGGAAGTTTTGATGCCACATATAATCCTGACACTAAGCAGTTCACCATCACCGTGCGCTGGCAAAACCTGAGTGGTAATGCAACGCTCATGCATATTCACGGGCCTGCCGCAAGAGGTACTAATATAGGGGTGATACAAAATTTCGCTACGTTATTTACGCCCACCCCGGCAGGAAGTTTTACCACGAGTTTTGTCATCAACGGAACTACCCAAACGCAGGAGGATCTGTTAGCTGGTAAATGGTATGTGAATATCCATACCGCAGCTAACGGTGGCGGAGAGATCCGTGGGCAGATAGAATTGGTCTACTAG
- a CDS encoding DUF4476 domain-containing protein, producing the protein MDRFKLKLLYLFCCLLVSSGLAAQDASYFVYIQHEKQLPFYVKLEGKMLSSSVKGYVILPKLPQGKVPVTIGFPKSEAPEQSYVLRLTGQRDYGFLLKNTGDNDYALYDLQTFATLKSGGGAPLQENVTVTRISSEGSTAEQKELINNVQADVEAALAKKADTVIPKKKGSFAEALDRVVTDDRPEDMPLEAPKPKPVPVVVAADPAPVVENVAPVATKKPKGRKNRKEREALTEEEQHLLSSVMEDEKKAAADEAVAATGGDSIVAGGSAVTMVDSAVAVVTDESSEATPVKKERKPKKKKGQTEPEFIDFDKTSSAAAPVAEKAAEAVTENVAQEEGLSAKDQRDAKRQKRKEERAAAERAAFVKDSIANAEFNAPVTVEEKKPTIKMVNSDCEKILEVDAFRKLLRTMNGKKSDEDMVDAFRKGTRSVCVSTEQIRALTQLIATEENRYQLLDAAYARTYDTQNFATLSDLLKEDYYKGRFKAMIKR; encoded by the coding sequence ATGGATCGATTCAAATTGAAATTATTATACCTGTTCTGTTGCCTGCTGGTGAGTTCTGGCCTGGCAGCGCAGGATGCGTCGTATTTCGTGTACATTCAGCACGAGAAGCAGCTGCCCTTTTATGTAAAGCTGGAGGGGAAAATGCTGAGTTCTTCCGTGAAAGGATATGTGATCCTGCCTAAATTGCCCCAGGGCAAAGTACCTGTTACCATTGGTTTTCCGAAAAGCGAAGCACCTGAGCAATCTTATGTGCTGCGGCTGACGGGGCAGCGGGATTATGGGTTTTTGCTGAAGAATACAGGAGACAATGATTACGCGTTGTATGATCTTCAAACATTTGCTACGCTGAAATCCGGTGGCGGCGCGCCTTTGCAGGAAAATGTAACGGTTACCCGTATTTCCAGCGAAGGGTCTACAGCGGAACAGAAAGAACTGATCAATAATGTGCAGGCGGATGTGGAAGCGGCGCTGGCTAAAAAGGCCGATACTGTTATCCCTAAGAAGAAAGGCAGTTTTGCGGAGGCTTTGGACAGGGTGGTAACAGACGACCGTCCCGAGGATATGCCGCTGGAAGCTCCGAAACCTAAACCGGTTCCGGTTGTGGTAGCTGCTGATCCTGCTCCTGTAGTAGAAAATGTTGCGCCGGTTGCGACAAAAAAACCGAAAGGCAGGAAGAACCGTAAAGAGCGGGAAGCTTTGACGGAAGAAGAACAGCATTTGTTAAGCAGTGTAATGGAAGATGAGAAGAAAGCAGCGGCTGATGAGGCGGTTGCGGCTACAGGGGGTGATTCTATTGTGGCGGGTGGTTCTGCTGTAACAATGGTTGATTCTGCGGTGGCGGTTGTAACAGATGAATCTTCAGAAGCAACGCCGGTGAAGAAAGAGCGTAAACCAAAGAAGAAGAAAGGGCAGACTGAGCCTGAGTTTATAGACTTTGATAAAACTTCATCCGCTGCTGCGCCTGTTGCGGAGAAAGCAGCGGAAGCAGTAACAGAGAATGTTGCCCAGGAAGAAGGGTTGAGTGCAAAAGATCAACGGGATGCCAAACGTCAGAAGCGTAAGGAAGAAAGAGCAGCGGCAGAGCGGGCTGCATTTGTGAAGGATAGCATTGCGAATGCTGAATTCAATGCACCGGTGACTGTTGAGGAAAAGAAGCCAACGATAAAAATGGTGAACTCGGATTGTGAGAAGATCCTGGAAGTAGATGCATTCCGCAAGCTGCTGCGTACAATGAATGGCAAGAAGAGCGATGAAGATATGGTGGATGCTTTCAGGAAAGGCACACGTTCCGTTTGTGTGAGCACAGAACAGATCCGTGCGCTGACACAGTTAATTGCTACGGAAGAGAATAGGTATCAATTACTGGATGCAGCTTATGCAAGAACGTACGACACGCAGAACTTTGCTACCCTGAGCGATCTGCTGAAGGAGGATTACTATAAGGGCCGCTTTAAAGCGATGATCAAGCGATAA
- a CDS encoding biotin/lipoyl-containing protein — MIKATVNGTQPFEITPAGDGSGGVECNGKQTNWSAVALPSGGFSILMDGKSFVAQVVKTDRDTKTLTFQVAQALYEVALEEPMDRLLASMGISEASSRKVNDIKAPMPGMVLKVLVSPGQAIHKGDPVLILEAMKMENVFKATVDAVVKEVKVTERTAVEKGEVLIVLE, encoded by the coding sequence ATGATCAAAGCAACAGTTAACGGCACCCAGCCGTTTGAGATAACCCCGGCCGGAGATGGTTCCGGCGGTGTAGAATGTAACGGGAAGCAAACAAACTGGAGCGCGGTGGCACTGCCTTCCGGTGGATTCAGCATCTTAATGGACGGGAAAAGTTTTGTAGCACAGGTGGTGAAAACAGACCGGGATACCAAAACGCTTACCTTTCAGGTTGCGCAGGCACTGTATGAAGTGGCCCTGGAGGAACCAATGGACCGTTTACTGGCATCCATGGGCATCAGCGAAGCTTCTTCCCGGAAAGTGAATGATATTAAGGCACCCATGCCGGGGATGGTACTGAAAGTGTTGGTGAGTCCTGGCCAGGCTATCCATAAAGGAGACCCCGTGCTGATCCTGGAGGCCATGAAAATGGAGAATGTGTTCAAAGCAACAGTGGATGCCGTGGTGAAAGAAGTGAAAGTAACGGAGCGCACAGCCGTTGAGAAAGGAGAGGTTTTAATTGTGCTGGAATAA
- a CDS encoding D-TA family PLP-dependent enzyme produces MTKEGISSWHQIKDTATIASPALLVYKEKVAENINKMIEMAGGTARLMPHVKTHKMGPVITMQLAKGITRFKCATFAEANMLAEAGAKDIVVAYQLNSPTAESFVKLARKYPDTRFASLVDNLTSAQLLNDLFQPQTAEVYIDIDNGMHRTGIAPEAAFALYEQLRQLPNILCRGLHAYDGHLRESDLGIRTEQCNAAFLPVAALAEKMDKPEIIAGGTPTFPIHAKRKEVICSPGTCILWDEGYGSSLPEQDFIPAALLLARVISKPREGHLTLDLGHKAVSAENPITKRVFFKDLPEYEVISQSEEHLVLKTPLAAQFKVGDILYGTPWHVCPTVALYNEAQIIENGAHTDTWTIARGRRLLN; encoded by the coding sequence ATGACCAAAGAAGGGATATCATCCTGGCATCAGATAAAAGATACCGCCACCATCGCCTCCCCGGCCCTGCTGGTTTACAAGGAAAAAGTCGCAGAGAATATCAATAAGATGATTGAGATGGCCGGAGGCACAGCCAGGTTGATGCCTCACGTCAAAACCCATAAAATGGGACCGGTTATCACCATGCAACTGGCAAAGGGCATCACCCGTTTTAAATGTGCCACCTTTGCAGAAGCTAATATGTTAGCAGAAGCCGGCGCCAAAGACATTGTGGTGGCCTACCAGCTAAACTCTCCCACAGCTGAGAGCTTCGTAAAACTGGCCCGTAAATATCCGGATACCCGCTTCGCCTCTTTGGTAGATAATCTTACATCTGCTCAATTATTAAACGATCTCTTCCAGCCGCAAACGGCAGAAGTATACATAGACATCGACAATGGTATGCATCGCACAGGAATTGCACCTGAAGCGGCTTTCGCGCTTTATGAGCAATTACGGCAACTGCCCAATATTCTTTGCCGGGGCCTGCATGCATATGATGGTCACCTGCGGGAATCCGATCTTGGCATCCGCACGGAACAATGTAATGCAGCGTTCCTGCCAGTAGCCGCTTTAGCGGAAAAGATGGATAAGCCGGAGATCATTGCCGGTGGTACGCCTACTTTTCCCATTCATGCCAAACGCAAAGAGGTGATCTGCAGCCCGGGCACCTGTATCTTATGGGACGAAGGTTATGGCAGCTCCTTACCTGAGCAGGATTTCATTCCTGCAGCATTACTGCTCGCACGAGTGATCTCCAAACCACGGGAAGGCCATCTTACTTTGGACCTGGGGCACAAAGCCGTATCCGCAGAAAATCCCATTACCAAAAGGGTTTTCTTTAAAGACTTGCCGGAATACGAAGTGATCTCTCAAAGTGAAGAACACCTGGTACTGAAAACACCGCTGGCTGCACAGTTTAAAGTAGGTGATATCTTATACGGCACACCGTGGCATGTTTGCCCTACAGTGGCATTGTATAACGAAGCACAGATCATTGAAAACGGCGCCCATACAGATACCTGGACTATCGCCCGCGGCCGCCGCTTACTGAACTAA
- a CDS encoding DUF1835 domain-containing protein — MILHVLNGDATRTIFENAGIAGDVMVWREMLCEGKAPATHNMSRFFEERAAFLQQEYGIDQKAYLSDVDHEYQLLNNAAAYEEIVLWFEFDLFCQVNLLFVLYYLQQLKAPLPPISIVQLDKHPEVPNFRGIGMLKSKHLPPLFEKRVYVQEEDWQLANAAWEAYSQEDPLALEQLSRRSSTHLPYLSNALQAHLQRLPGSSNGLNAVEHFFLDRLALGKLRERDLYYQFWDELKIYGFGDFQLDIYTQRLQRAGVVKREDEMLSLTGLGEEVLHNEENYLSFASQQNIWIGGIPLDHTPWRWDEEEGRVIRSSGN, encoded by the coding sequence GATGGTTTGGCGGGAAATGCTTTGTGAAGGCAAAGCCCCGGCAACTCATAATATGTCCCGCTTTTTTGAAGAAAGGGCTGCATTCCTGCAGCAGGAATATGGGATTGATCAGAAAGCCTATCTTTCAGACGTTGATCATGAATACCAGCTGCTGAATAATGCCGCTGCCTACGAAGAGATTGTTCTCTGGTTTGAATTTGACCTCTTTTGCCAGGTGAACTTATTATTTGTGCTGTATTACCTGCAGCAACTCAAAGCTCCCCTTCCTCCTATCAGTATCGTACAATTAGATAAACACCCGGAAGTACCCAATTTCCGTGGCATAGGGATGCTTAAATCCAAACACCTGCCTCCCTTATTTGAAAAAAGAGTGTATGTACAGGAAGAAGACTGGCAACTGGCCAATGCTGCCTGGGAGGCTTACAGCCAGGAAGACCCATTGGCGTTAGAACAGCTCAGCCGCCGTTCCAGTACACACTTACCTTATCTTAGCAATGCCCTGCAGGCCCATCTGCAAAGATTGCCCGGCTCCTCCAATGGTCTTAATGCCGTTGAACATTTCTTCCTGGACAGGCTGGCCCTGGGAAAACTCCGGGAGCGTGACCTCTACTATCAATTCTGGGATGAACTGAAGATCTATGGCTTTGGGGATTTTCAACTGGATATTTACACCCAGCGCCTTCAAAGAGCGGGTGTGGTGAAAAGAGAAGATGAAATGCTGAGCCTTACCGGTTTAGGGGAAGAAGTGCTCCATAATGAAGAAAACTACCTGTCTTTTGCCTCCCAGCAGAACATCTGGATCGGGGGAATTCCCTTAGATCATACACCCTGGCGGTGGGATGAGGAAGAAGGAAGGGTTATCCGCTCCTCAGGCAACTAA
- a CDS encoding dipeptidase, producing the protein MQPLIFDAHLDLSMNALEWNRDLTKSLQAIRDREKNMNDKPDRGNGTVSLPEMRKGRVGICVATQIARYVGLDNPLPGWHSQEQAWAQTQGQLAWYQAMEARGEMKQITNAAQLTEHLKLWENATDTSSLPVGFILSLEGADSFFELACVEKAYASGLRAIGPAHYGPGVYAYGTDSNGGLGTKGRALLTEMERLGIILDATHLCDESFYEAMDHFSGPVWASHHNSRALVPHNRQFSDEQFSILIERGAVIGTAFDAWMLIPGWERGVSTPAGTGVSLQHVADHIDRICQIAGNSKHAAIGSDLDGAFGTEQSPHDLESIAGLQKLPAILKARGYKEEDINNILHKNWIRFLLETWG; encoded by the coding sequence ATGCAACCTTTAATCTTCGACGCGCACCTGGATCTTAGCATGAATGCACTGGAGTGGAACCGCGACCTGACTAAATCCCTGCAAGCCATACGCGATCGGGAAAAAAATATGAATGATAAACCAGACCGCGGAAATGGCACCGTGTCTTTACCTGAAATGCGCAAAGGTCGTGTAGGCATCTGCGTGGCTACGCAGATCGCAAGATATGTAGGGCTGGATAATCCTTTGCCGGGCTGGCATTCACAGGAACAGGCATGGGCACAGACCCAGGGCCAGCTGGCATGGTACCAGGCCATGGAGGCAAGAGGTGAAATGAAACAGATCACCAATGCCGCACAATTAACAGAACATCTCAAACTCTGGGAAAACGCCACTGACACAAGCTCCCTCCCGGTTGGTTTTATATTGAGCCTGGAAGGCGCTGATTCTTTCTTTGAACTGGCCTGTGTTGAAAAAGCCTACGCATCTGGTTTACGTGCTATCGGCCCTGCTCACTATGGCCCGGGTGTTTATGCATACGGCACAGATTCGAATGGTGGCTTAGGTACCAAAGGACGTGCATTACTCACAGAAATGGAACGCTTAGGCATTATCCTCGATGCTACACATCTTTGCGATGAAAGTTTCTATGAAGCCATGGATCATTTCTCCGGTCCTGTATGGGCCAGTCATCATAACAGCAGAGCGCTGGTGCCTCATAACCGCCAGTTCTCAGATGAACAATTCTCCATCCTGATTGAGCGTGGTGCTGTAATAGGTACTGCTTTTGATGCATGGATGCTGATCCCTGGCTGGGAACGTGGTGTAAGTACGCCTGCCGGAACAGGTGTTTCTCTTCAACATGTAGCAGATCATATTGATCGCATTTGCCAGATTGCAGGTAACAGCAAACATGCTGCCATCGGTTCTGACCTGGATGGTGCATTTGGAACAGAACAATCTCCTCACGACCTGGAAAGCATCGCCGGCCTGCAAAAACTGCCTGCTATCTTAAAAGCGCGCGGATATAAGGAAGAAGATATCAACAACATCCTGCACAAAAACTGGATCAGGTTTTTATTGGAGACCTGGGGTTAA
- a CDS encoding gluconate:H+ symporter — MISPLILVTAAILILIVLIVWVKLDTFISFLVVSILLALACKMTGPAIGKSIAGGIGSTLGSLVTILGFGAMLGKLVADSGAAQQITSSMVKIFGIKHIQWGMALAGLLVGIPMFYTAGFVVVVPLIFATGISTRLPMLYLGIPMISALSTAHGFLPPHPSPVAISQQLGADMGKTLLYGLIIAIPTITLAGPLFGRTLKKMQVTPEQGLLNISFKPDAELPGLGISLATALLPLILLTITTLLDPVLQAGTFMHLLVGVIGDPNIAMLLSVLVAIYFLGIRRRQSMKTLMKSIETAFKDVAPIMLIIAGAGVFMQVIKDGGINVYIGEALKGLPVSPLVLGWIIAAVIRVCVGSATVAGLTTVGILLPLIKDQAVHPELMVLSIGAGSLMFSHVNDGGFWLFKEYFNLTLKQTFATWSVMETIVSVCGLIGVLVLHQFIG, encoded by the coding sequence ATGATATCACCCTTAATTCTCGTCACAGCAGCTATCCTCATCCTGATCGTACTCATTGTATGGGTAAAACTGGATACCTTCATTTCCTTCCTGGTGGTCAGCATCCTGCTTGCTTTAGCCTGTAAGATGACAGGTCCGGCAATAGGCAAATCCATAGCCGGCGGAATTGGCTCCACTCTTGGTTCCCTTGTAACCATCCTGGGTTTCGGCGCCATGTTGGGAAAATTGGTAGCGGACAGTGGCGCAGCCCAACAGATCACCTCTTCCATGGTAAAGATCTTCGGCATTAAACATATCCAATGGGGAATGGCCCTTGCCGGATTGCTGGTAGGTATCCCCATGTTCTATACTGCGGGTTTCGTAGTAGTAGTACCCCTTATTTTCGCAACGGGTATCTCTACCCGTTTACCCATGTTGTACCTGGGTATTCCCATGATCTCTGCACTGTCTACCGCTCATGGCTTTCTTCCCCCACATCCGTCTCCTGTAGCTATCAGCCAGCAATTAGGAGCAGACATGGGAAAAACTTTATTATACGGCCTCATCATTGCCATCCCTACCATTACACTGGCCGGGCCATTATTCGGCAGAACACTGAAAAAAATGCAGGTCACCCCGGAACAGGGCCTGCTGAACATCTCCTTCAAACCAGATGCAGAACTACCCGGCCTGGGCATCAGCCTGGCTACCGCCCTGCTCCCATTGATCCTGCTAACCATCACTACTTTACTGGACCCGGTTTTACAAGCCGGTACTTTCATGCATCTGCTGGTTGGTGTAATTGGCGACCCCAATATTGCCATGCTGCTTTCTGTACTGGTGGCCATCTACTTTTTAGGCATCCGCCGCCGGCAATCCATGAAAACCCTCATGAAATCTATCGAAACAGCTTTCAAAGACGTAGCACCTATCATGCTGATCATTGCAGGGGCCGGTGTTTTCATGCAGGTGATCAAAGATGGCGGCATCAATGTTTACATCGGTGAAGCCCTCAAAGGCCTTCCCGTTTCACCATTGGTATTGGGCTGGATCATCGCAGCTGTTATCAGGGTATGCGTAGGATCTGCTACTGTAGCAGGTTTAACCACGGTAGGAATTTTATTGCCCTTAATTAAAGACCAGGCTGTACATCCTGAACTGATGGTATTATCCATCGGAGCCGGCAGCCTCATGTTCTCTCATGTGAATGATGGCGGCTTCTGGCTGTTCAAAGAATATTTCAACCTCACACTGAAACAAACTTTTGCAACATGGTCCGTAATGGAAACCATTGTTTCTGTATGTGGATTGATCGGAGTGTTGGTATTACATCAATTTATTGGATAA
- a CDS encoding M1 family metallopeptidase, whose translation MHLQLKNTFSILLAGFAVIGLCAPVLAQSGEQSKEDPALQIYRSSPTKINNLVHTKLDVRFDYAKRQLNGKAWITLQPHFYPTDSLTLDAKGMDIKQVSLVQTSGAAVLKFPSEAMLKTAKTSPLKYEYDGKELRLKLNKTYKSSESYTVFVEYTAKPDEAEVKGSAAITDAKGLYFINPDGKDPKKPIQIWTQGETESSSVWFPTIDKTNQKTTSEISMTVDKKYVSLSNGKLVSQKPNADGTRTDTWRMELPHAPYLFMMAVGDFAVIKDQWRGKEVNYYVEKEYAPHAKAIFGNTPEMMTFYSKILGYDYPWVKYSQIIVRDYVSGAMENTTATIHGDFLQKTDRELLDDDDRQGEAVIAHELFHHWFGDLATCESWSNLTMNESFADYSEYLWFEHKFGKDAADEHAYSAMNNYMESAEYQGDHHLVRFHYHDKENMFDAITYQKGGRILNMLRNYVGDEAFFKALNLYLKQNAFKSTEAHQLRLAMEEVTGQDMNWFFNQWYFGEGYPTLDINYDYSQSGTAKVIISQKGDKVWDLPIAIDVYAGGKKERHNVRVTEKENTFSFPVSAKPDFINIDADKVLIVKKTDRRDLGTYVFQYKNAPNYLDRREAIEACLKQQTSNPAARATVIAALKDKYEGLRSLAIGGLKLDNNDIKTAALPILTDLAKSDAHSQVRAAAIKQLGRLKDVQYTSLFEGALKDRSYLVEGTALNALAELDIKKAYQLAKSMEKDARGLLGSGIASVYAKNGDVSDVPFFAQKLEESTGQDKIGAAIMYLNILGSVDDTQIVTKGIDEVVAVVENFNNSWVNNYIINLLTPMAKKKQEKAATASGDAKAALNKQAAYIQQAAQKIKENTKEE comes from the coding sequence ATGCATCTGCAACTCAAGAACACATTCAGCATTTTGCTGGCAGGATTCGCTGTCATAGGGCTTTGCGCCCCTGTGCTGGCTCAATCCGGCGAGCAGTCGAAAGAAGACCCGGCACTACAGATCTACCGCTCATCTCCCACTAAGATCAACAACCTCGTTCACACCAAGCTGGATGTACGTTTTGATTATGCTAAGCGCCAACTCAACGGAAAGGCCTGGATCACCCTCCAGCCGCACTTTTATCCCACGGATAGCCTTACGCTCGATGCAAAAGGCATGGATATCAAACAGGTTTCCCTGGTTCAGACCAGTGGCGCCGCTGTACTGAAATTTCCCAGCGAGGCCATGCTGAAAACTGCCAAGACCAGCCCCCTCAAATATGAATATGATGGCAAAGAACTCCGCCTGAAACTCAATAAAACGTACAAAAGCAGCGAATCTTATACTGTTTTTGTTGAATACACTGCTAAACCGGACGAAGCAGAGGTAAAAGGCAGCGCAGCGATCACTGATGCCAAAGGCCTCTATTTCATCAACCCGGATGGCAAAGATCCTAAAAAGCCCATCCAGATCTGGACGCAGGGCGAAACAGAATCTTCTTCCGTATGGTTCCCTACGATCGACAAAACCAATCAGAAAACCACTTCCGAGATCAGCATGACGGTGGATAAGAAGTACGTTTCCCTCTCCAATGGTAAACTGGTTAGCCAGAAACCCAATGCAGACGGCACCCGTACGGATACCTGGCGGATGGAACTCCCCCACGCTCCCTACCTCTTCATGATGGCCGTAGGTGATTTTGCTGTTATAAAGGACCAATGGCGCGGAAAAGAAGTGAATTACTACGTGGAAAAGGAATACGCCCCTCACGCCAAAGCTATTTTCGGCAACACGCCTGAAATGATGACCTTCTACTCCAAGATCCTCGGATATGATTACCCCTGGGTGAAATACTCACAGATCATTGTACGGGATTATGTTTCAGGCGCAATGGAAAACACCACTGCCACTATCCACGGCGATTTCCTCCAGAAAACAGACCGCGAACTGCTGGACGATGACGATCGCCAGGGGGAAGCCGTGATCGCACATGAACTGTTCCACCACTGGTTTGGCGACCTCGCCACCTGTGAATCCTGGAGCAACCTCACCATGAATGAATCTTTTGCAGATTACAGTGAATACCTCTGGTTTGAGCATAAATTCGGTAAAGATGCAGCCGATGAACATGCCTACAGCGCTATGAACAATTACATGGAATCTGCCGAATACCAGGGAGATCACCACCTCGTACGTTTCCATTATCACGATAAAGAGAACATGTTTGATGCCATCACCTACCAGAAAGGTGGCCGCATCCTGAACATGCTCCGTAATTACGTGGGCGACGAAGCCTTCTTCAAAGCCCTCAATCTCTACCTGAAACAGAATGCCTTCAAATCAACAGAAGCCCACCAGCTCCGTCTTGCCATGGAAGAAGTAACCGGCCAGGATATGAACTGGTTCTTCAACCAATGGTACTTTGGCGAAGGTTATCCCACGCTGGACATCAATTATGATTATAGCCAGTCCGGCACCGCAAAAGTGATCATCTCCCAGAAAGGCGATAAAGTATGGGACCTCCCCATCGCTATTGATGTATACGCAGGTGGCAAAAAAGAACGCCACAACGTGCGCGTAACGGAAAAAGAAAACACTTTCTCTTTCCCCGTTAGCGCTAAGCCTGACTTCATCAACATCGATGCAGATAAAGTGCTGATCGTTAAAAAAACAGACCGTCGTGACCTGGGTACCTATGTGTTCCAATACAAGAACGCACCCAATTACCTCGATCGCAGAGAAGCCATAGAGGCCTGTCTGAAACAGCAAACCAGCAATCCCGCAGCCCGTGCTACGGTAATTGCCGCACTGAAAGACAAATACGAAGGCCTCCGCTCCCTCGCCATCGGTGGCCTGAAATTGGACAACAACGACATAAAAACCGCTGCCCTGCCCATCCTTACAGACCTCGCAAAATCTGATGCACACTCCCAGGTACGCGCAGCTGCTATCAAACAACTGGGCCGCCTGAAAGATGTTCAATACACTTCCCTCTTCGAAGGCGCATTAAAAGATCGCTCTTACCTCGTAGAAGGCACAGCACTCAATGCTTTGGCGGAACTGGACATTAAAAAGGCTTACCAATTGGCTAAGTCCATGGAAAAAGACGCCCGGGGCCTGTTGGGTAGTGGTATTGCCAGTGTTTATGCCAAAAACGGGGATGTAAGCGATGTACCTTTCTTTGCACAGAAACTGGAAGAATCCACCGGCCAGGATAAGATCGGCGCCGCCATCATGTACCTCAATATCCTCGGCAGCGTGGACGATACGCAGATAGTAACCAAAGGCATCGACGAAGTGGTTGCCGTTGTTGAGAATTTCAATAACAGCTGGGTGAACAATTACATTATCAACCTGCTCACGCCCATGGCCAAAAAGAAACAGGAGAAAGCCGCCACCGCTAGCGGAGATGCCAAAGCCGCGCTGAATAAGCAGGCAGCATACATCCAGCAGGCTGCGCAAAAGATCAAAGAGAATACGAAAGAAGAGTAA
- the truA gene encoding tRNA pseudouridine(38-40) synthase TruA, which yields MARYFLEVAYMGARYSGFQVQDNGITVQSEIDRAVGLLMREKIITTGSSRTDAGVHARQNFLHFDTGTALHPQFRYKVNAILPPDIVLKGVYPVPDDLHSRFAATGRAYEYTLYTYKDPFLRDRGYFYPYRMDMGLLQEAAGILKEYTDFSTFSKRNTQVKTYNCNIYTSQWTREEGRIVYNVSANRFLRGMVRGLVGTMLRVGRGKLTLEEFRAAIESKDCTQADFAVPPEGLCLMKVMYPEGTFDAGSLSE from the coding sequence ATGGCCAGGTATTTTTTAGAAGTAGCTTATATGGGAGCACGTTACAGTGGCTTCCAGGTGCAGGATAACGGGATCACCGTACAATCTGAGATAGATCGTGCGGTGGGGTTGCTGATGCGGGAAAAGATCATTACAACTGGTTCCAGCAGAACGGATGCGGGAGTGCATGCACGGCAGAATTTCCTGCATTTTGATACCGGTACTGCGTTGCATCCGCAGTTCCGGTATAAGGTGAATGCTATACTGCCACCGGATATTGTATTGAAGGGGGTGTACCCGGTGCCGGATGATCTGCATAGTCGTTTTGCGGCCACGGGTCGTGCATATGAGTATACTTTATATACGTATAAGGATCCTTTTCTGCGGGATCGCGGATATTTTTATCCGTATCGTATGGACATGGGATTGTTGCAGGAAGCGGCGGGGATCCTTAAGGAGTATACAGACTTCAGTACGTTCTCTAAGAGGAATACGCAGGTGAAGACCTATAACTGCAATATATATACATCACAATGGACGCGGGAGGAAGGGCGTATAGTCTATAACGTGAGTGCGAACCGTTTTCTGCGGGGCATGGTAAGAGGCTTGGTGGGCACGATGTTGCGGGTGGGGCGTGGTAAGTTGACGTTGGAGGAATTCAGGGCTGCGATAGAAAGTAAGGATTGCACGCAGGCAGATTTTGCGGTGCCGCCGGAGGGTTTGTGTTTGATGAAGGTGATGTACCCGGAGGGGACCTTTGATGCTGGAAGTCTTTCTGAGTAA